A part of Citrifermentans bremense genomic DNA contains:
- a CDS encoding sugar O-acetyltransferase — MKTEKEKMLAGELYDPLDTLLCQERDRCRDLCLLLNSTREDQKEQRYRLLAELFGRKSDVWIQPPFFCDYGRNISFGSKVFFNFNCVVLDCAQVTIGDNVLIVPSVQIYTATHPIGAAERRTGLISAKPVTIGSDIWIGGGAIICPGVTIGDGAVIGAGSVVTRDVPPEVIVAGNPARVVKEILPSPTPSPSEHKKSCRRTLPLDVLTLRRTKKRCCKNV; from the coding sequence GTGAAAACGGAAAAAGAGAAGATGCTGGCAGGCGAGCTTTACGATCCGCTGGATACGCTGCTCTGCCAGGAGCGGGACCGTTGCCGCGACCTGTGCCTGCTGCTCAACTCGACTAGGGAGGATCAGAAGGAGCAACGGTATCGCCTGCTTGCCGAACTCTTTGGCAGGAAAAGCGATGTCTGGATTCAGCCCCCCTTTTTCTGCGATTACGGCAGGAACATCTCTTTTGGCTCCAAGGTATTTTTCAACTTCAACTGCGTGGTACTCGACTGCGCCCAGGTGACCATCGGCGACAACGTCCTCATCGTGCCATCGGTGCAGATCTACACAGCAACACACCCTATCGGCGCAGCCGAGCGCAGAACGGGTCTTATATCAGCCAAACCGGTCACTATCGGTTCGGACATCTGGATCGGAGGCGGTGCGATCATCTGCCCCGGAGTCACCATTGGAGATGGAGCGGTTATCGGTGCAGGAAGCGTAGTTACTCGCGATGTGCCTCCAGAAGTGATCGTTGCCGGGAACCCAGCCCGCGTCGTCAAAGAGATTCTCCCTTCACCTACCCCCTCCCCATCTGAACACAAAAAGTCCTGTCGCCGGACGCTCCCTTTAGATGTTCTAACACTCCGAAGAACCAAGAAACGATGCTGCAAAAATGTATGA
- a CDS encoding C-GCAxxG-C-C family protein: MQNGKEVSRREVLKTSLAVGLTLAVSGTLDEALAVTIEKPANRPEAAKAHFLKSMNCSQAILETYAPSFGIKPELAKKLATGFAGGMGMGHECGAITAAYMILGLSYGPKERKVFAKIEAFNKDFKALHRELGCSQLLGTDMGTKEGIKQAQKRGLFTSRCPGYVKTAGEILEKMLA, encoded by the coding sequence GTGCAAAACGGAAAGGAAGTCAGCCGTCGCGAAGTTCTGAAAACATCTCTTGCCGTCGGTTTGACATTGGCGGTGAGTGGCACTTTGGATGAGGCCCTTGCCGTTACCATTGAGAAGCCGGCAAACAGACCCGAAGCCGCCAAGGCCCACTTTCTGAAATCCATGAACTGTTCCCAGGCAATCCTGGAGACGTATGCCCCCTCTTTCGGCATTAAGCCAGAGCTGGCTAAGAAGCTGGCTACAGGTTTTGCAGGAGGGATGGGAATGGGGCATGAGTGTGGCGCCATTACAGCCGCATACATGATCCTTGGACTCTCCTATGGCCCGAAAGAGAGAAAAGTGTTTGCGAAGATCGAGGCGTTCAACAAGGATTTCAAAGCCCTCCATCGGGAGCTGGGATGCTCACAGTTGCTTGGGACAGATATGGGAACCAAGGAAGGAATAAAGCAGGCGCAGAAAAGAGGGTTATTTACCAGCCGCTGTCCCGGATACGTAAAGACGGCCGGCGAAATTCTGGAAAAGATGCTGGCCTAA
- a CDS encoding tetratricopeptide repeat protein: protein MIATDKDGLFQQVFRRQGERGDGGRARDRAQGTGRKGDYTSLSQGSDFVAALSLLHDDLDGAFAAYVKLAEEAPQDNLSTFFASSIMAGKGGVSEAASNLRSISQRISSSGESISRVISTELFEAVLDHPAVRIPAVTDLVLAFAEALKRGGFLQESAVCFEIAASLVPGNAHVLHKFGDVLHDLRMYDYAEEVLKGALRLASHHWGALYTYAVLLHDLGRNEEALAYYERAVKVDPNHANCRNNYGSALMSLGRFDDALEKCNLAAELAPEAPLLKVNLGNVHLMKQNYDEARACFEAAASLDANLAQAHFGLGAVEAETWRGQQAGPGAFPEGDRAFSRHPPVPPCAGEASGRRGGPGGAHAFRRGGKAGPGLARPAAGFRQRLPWLWPVGGGAEAPGDGARAKPRGRLGARDPRHGAKAGSGLDGVSGASLTGMAT, encoded by the coding sequence GTGATTGCAACGGACAAGGATGGGCTTTTTCAACAAGTTTTTCGGCGGCAAGGAGAAAGGGGAGACGGAGGGCGCGCAAGGGACCGGGCGCAAGGGACCGGGCGCAAGGGTGACTACACCTCTCTTTCCCAGGGCTCCGACTTCGTGGCCGCGCTGTCGCTGCTGCATGACGATCTGGACGGGGCTTTCGCAGCGTACGTGAAGCTTGCCGAGGAGGCCCCGCAGGACAACCTCTCGACCTTCTTCGCCTCCAGCATCATGGCGGGGAAGGGGGGCGTCTCTGAGGCGGCGAGCAACCTGCGCTCCATAAGCCAGCGCATCTCCTCCTCGGGGGAAAGCATCTCCCGGGTCATTTCCACCGAGCTTTTCGAGGCGGTGCTGGATCACCCCGCGGTGCGCATTCCCGCCGTGACCGATCTGGTGCTGGCCTTCGCAGAGGCGCTCAAGCGCGGGGGATTCCTGCAGGAAAGCGCCGTCTGCTTCGAGATCGCCGCCTCGCTGGTGCCGGGCAACGCCCACGTGCTTCACAAGTTCGGCGACGTGCTGCACGATCTGCGCATGTACGATTACGCCGAAGAGGTGCTGAAGGGAGCGCTGAGGCTCGCCTCCCACCACTGGGGCGCGCTTTACACCTACGCGGTCCTGCTCCACGACCTGGGGCGCAACGAGGAGGCGCTGGCCTATTACGAGAGGGCGGTAAAGGTCGACCCGAACCACGCGAACTGCCGCAACAATTACGGCTCCGCCCTCATGTCCCTGGGGCGCTTCGACGACGCGCTGGAGAAGTGCAACCTGGCGGCTGAGCTGGCACCAGAGGCGCCGCTGCTCAAGGTGAACCTCGGCAACGTACACCTGATGAAGCAGAACTACGACGAGGCTCGAGCCTGTTTCGAGGCGGCCGCCTCGCTCGACGCCAACCTGGCGCAGGCGCATTTCGGCCTTGGGGCGGTGGAGGCAGAAACTTGGCGGGGACAACAAGCGGGTCCGGGAGCATTTCCAGAAGGCGATCGAGCTTTCTCCCGCCATCCCCCAGTTCCACCATGCGCTGGCGAAGCTTCTGGCCGGCGAGGGGGACCAGGAGGCGCTCACGCATTTCGCCGCGGCGGAAAAGCTGGACCAGGCCTTGCGCGACCTGCAGCGGGATTTCGGCAGCGCCTGCCTTGGCTTTGGCCGGTGGGAGGAGGGGCTGAAGCACCTGGAGACGGCGCTCGAGCAAAACCCCGAGGACGCCTTGGCGCGCGAGATCCTCGCCATGGCGCAAAAGCAGGCTCCGGCTTAGACGGAGTGTCTGGCGCCAGCCTGACCGGGATGGCAACATGA
- the eboE gene encoding metabolite traffic protein EboE, producing the protein MKSRITYCSNIHPADSWDETFRALREHVPKVKQAVSSDARFPIGLCLSARAARELLAAGRASFASWLREEGCYVPTINGFVYGAFHGEAVKQKVYLPDWHSRERAEYTNLLADLLADWLPAGTAGSISTVPIGFKANLSPVEYRKRVLQVLTHLELLKEERGVDIVLALEPGPACVLETTSDLVRFLKEMDLSGRLRARIGICLDCCHLAQQFEEPEQVLSLLADSGVRVAKVQVSSALACGHGERAALSAFDEPCYLHQVVIRGKDGSLSRYHDLPDALAQHLGEEGDEWRCHFHVPLFLEKAGTLGTTRGFAEKLLPLLDREVLLEVETYSWRVLPPQLRLEHLSSSIIREIRWLQGRVDATDRGP; encoded by the coding sequence GTGAAGTCAAGGATCACCTACTGCAGCAACATCCATCCAGCCGACTCCTGGGACGAGACCTTCAGGGCCTTGCGGGAACACGTGCCGAAGGTGAAACAGGCGGTCTCCTCCGATGCGCGCTTTCCCATAGGGCTGTGCCTGTCCGCCCGCGCCGCGAGAGAACTCCTGGCCGCTGGGCGGGCTTCATTCGCAAGCTGGCTGCGCGAGGAGGGGTGCTATGTCCCCACCATCAACGGCTTTGTCTACGGCGCCTTCCACGGCGAGGCGGTGAAGCAGAAGGTCTACCTGCCTGATTGGCACAGCCGTGAGCGTGCCGAGTACACGAACCTTCTTGCCGACCTCCTGGCCGATTGGCTTCCTGCCGGGACGGCCGGCTCCATCTCCACGGTCCCGATAGGCTTCAAGGCTAACCTCTCGCCGGTAGAGTACCGCAAGCGTGTGCTGCAGGTCCTCACGCACCTGGAACTGCTGAAGGAGGAGAGAGGGGTCGACATCGTGCTCGCCCTGGAGCCCGGGCCCGCCTGCGTGCTGGAGACCACCTCCGACCTCGTTCGTTTCCTGAAGGAGATGGACCTCTCCGGGCGCCTTAGGGCGCGGATCGGGATCTGCCTGGATTGCTGCCATCTGGCGCAGCAGTTCGAGGAGCCGGAGCAGGTCCTGTCGCTTCTGGCCGACAGCGGCGTGCGGGTGGCCAAGGTGCAGGTCTCTTCGGCGCTCGCCTGTGGGCACGGCGAGCGTGCGGCTCTCTCCGCCTTCGACGAGCCTTGCTATCTGCACCAGGTGGTTATCCGCGGCAAGGACGGTTCCTTGAGCCGCTACCACGACCTTCCGGACGCCCTGGCCCAGCACCTGGGGGAGGAAGGGGACGAGTGGCGCTGCCATTTCCATGTGCCGCTCTTCCTCGAGAAGGCCGGGACCCTCGGCACCACCCGCGGCTTTGCCGAAAAGCTTTTGCCGCTTCTGGACCGGGAGGTGCTGCTTGAAGTCGAGACCTATTCCTGGAGGGTGCTGCCGCCGCAGCTGCGGTTGGAGCATCTTTCCTCGTCCATAATCCGGGAGATCCGGTGGCTGCAGGGGAGAGTGGATGCAACGGACCGTGGTCCTTAA
- a CDS encoding methyl-accepting chemotaxis protein, translated as MVVDKNDWYEAIIDAVPFPIHVTDNDMNWTFMNKPFEKLLVREGRIKDRVSAVGLACSNAAANICNSEGCGIKQLHKGVAESYFDWCGSGCKQDTSYLVNRKGEKIGYVEVVTDLTAMIRNRDYSKAEVERMAGNLTKLALGNLDLDLKVAEGDEHTVQAREDFQKINDSLSSVKDAVGAMIEDTEKLVSAALAGQFQTRTDASRHRGEYRAIVDGVNKTLDMVVDKNDWYEAIIDAVPFPIHVTDNDMNWTFLNKPFEALLVKEGRIRDRVTALGLPCSNAAANICNSEGCGIKQLHRGVPESYFDWCGSGCKQDTSYLLNRKGEKIGYVEVVQDLTAIIRNRDYTKSEIERMAVNLQLLAQGDLDLNFAIGQPDQHTKESHADFLRIDDSLKSVKQAMDHIISITKEIADGNLTVEVTPRSEKDELLKDLAGMVGKLSEVVLEVKLAADNVTLGSKELAENAENTSQGATEQAASAEQASSSMEEMSANIRQTSDNASQTEKIAVKSAADAQEGGKAVAETLAAMKEIAGKISIVEEIARQTNMLALNAAIEAARAGEHGKGFAVVAAEVRKLAERSQKAAGEISTLSTSSVEIAEKAGNLLGEILPNIQRTAELVQEISAASREQDGGAQQINQAIQQLDQVIQKNAAVAEEMASTAEQLSSQAGQLQGTISFFRVNGAAQEGQWSSKHSAAPHGGASLTYSGSAAKATAKRGLKRAAADNGIAIQLDHDAFERF; from the coding sequence ATGGTGGTGGACAAAAACGACTGGTACGAGGCGATCATCGACGCCGTCCCCTTCCCCATCCACGTAACCGACAACGACATGAACTGGACCTTCATGAACAAGCCGTTCGAGAAGCTCCTGGTCCGCGAAGGGCGCATCAAGGACCGCGTCAGCGCCGTGGGCCTTGCCTGCAGCAACGCCGCCGCCAACATCTGCAACTCGGAAGGATGCGGCATCAAGCAGCTGCACAAGGGTGTGGCGGAGAGCTACTTCGACTGGTGCGGTTCGGGTTGCAAGCAGGACACCTCCTACCTCGTGAACCGCAAGGGGGAGAAGATCGGCTACGTCGAGGTGGTGACCGACCTGACCGCCATGATCAGGAACCGCGACTACAGCAAGGCCGAGGTGGAACGGATGGCCGGCAACCTCACCAAGCTGGCACTGGGGAACCTGGACCTCGACCTCAAGGTGGCGGAGGGCGACGAGCACACGGTGCAGGCCCGCGAGGACTTCCAGAAGATCAACGACAGCCTCTCCAGCGTGAAGGACGCGGTGGGCGCCATGATCGAGGACACGGAGAAGCTGGTATCCGCAGCGCTTGCCGGACAGTTCCAGACCCGGACCGACGCCTCCAGGCATCGCGGCGAGTACCGCGCCATCGTGGACGGGGTGAACAAAACCCTCGACATGGTGGTGGACAAGAACGACTGGTACGAGGCGATCATCGACGCGGTCCCCTTCCCCATCCACGTGACCGACAACGACATGAACTGGACCTTCCTCAACAAACCCTTCGAGGCGCTGCTGGTGAAGGAAGGGCGCATCAGGGACAGGGTCACCGCGCTCGGGCTTCCCTGCAGCAACGCCGCCGCCAACATCTGCAACTCGGAAGGGTGCGGCATAAAGCAGCTGCACCGGGGGGTGCCGGAGAGCTACTTCGACTGGTGCGGCTCGGGTTGCAAGCAGGACACCTCGTATCTGTTGAACCGCAAGGGAGAGAAGATCGGCTACGTCGAAGTGGTCCAGGACCTGACCGCCATCATCAGGAACCGCGACTACACCAAGAGCGAGATCGAGCGCATGGCGGTCAACCTGCAGCTGTTGGCCCAGGGGGACCTGGACCTGAACTTCGCCATCGGGCAGCCCGACCAGCACACCAAGGAGTCGCACGCCGACTTCCTGCGCATCGACGACAGCCTGAAGAGCGTCAAGCAGGCCATGGACCACATCATTTCCATAACCAAGGAGATAGCCGACGGCAACCTTACCGTCGAGGTGACGCCGCGTTCTGAGAAGGACGAACTCTTGAAGGACCTGGCGGGCATGGTGGGTAAACTTTCCGAGGTGGTGCTTGAGGTGAAGCTCGCGGCGGACAACGTCACCCTCGGGAGCAAGGAACTGGCGGAAAACGCGGAGAACACCTCGCAGGGGGCGACGGAGCAGGCGGCTTCGGCGGAGCAGGCCTCGAGCTCCATGGAGGAGATGAGCGCCAACATCAGGCAGACCTCCGACAACGCCTCGCAGACCGAGAAGATCGCGGTGAAGTCCGCCGCCGACGCGCAGGAAGGGGGCAAAGCTGTCGCCGAGACGCTCGCGGCCATGAAGGAGATCGCAGGAAAGATCTCCATCGTCGAGGAGATCGCGCGGCAGACCAACATGCTGGCCCTTAACGCGGCGATAGAGGCGGCGCGCGCGGGCGAGCACGGCAAGGGGTTCGCGGTGGTCGCGGCCGAGGTGAGAAAGCTTGCCGAAAGGAGCCAGAAGGCGGCGGGCGAGATCTCGACCCTTTCCACCTCCAGCGTCGAGATCGCCGAGAAGGCCGGGAACCTCTTGGGGGAGATCCTCCCCAACATCCAGCGGACGGCGGAACTGGTCCAGGAGATCAGCGCCGCGAGCAGGGAGCAGGACGGCGGCGCGCAGCAGATCAACCAGGCGATCCAGCAGCTGGACCAGGTGATCCAGAAGAACGCGGCGGTTGCCGAGGAGATGGCCTCTACCGCCGAGCAGCTCTCCTCGCAGGCGGGGCAGTTGCAGGGGACCATCTCCTTCTTCCGGGTGAACGGCGCAGCTCAGGAAGGTCAGTGGAGCAGCAAGCACAGCGCCGCCCCCCACGGCGGAGCGTCCTTGACCTACTCCGGGTCCGCGGCCAAGGCGACCGCCAAAAGGGGGCTCAAGCGGGCGGCAGCCGACAACGGGATAGCGATCCAGCTCGACCACGACGCCTTCGAGCGCTTCTAA
- a CDS encoding alkaline phosphatase family protein, whose protein sequence is MQRTVVLNLVGLTRALIGDSTPRLRELSAASADITSITPAVTCSMQSTYLTGKRSHCFRSFLFPPRQFAV, encoded by the coding sequence ATGCAACGGACCGTGGTCCTTAACCTGGTCGGCTTGACCCGCGCGCTCATTGGGGACAGCACCCCGCGCTTGCGGGAACTTTCAGCTGCAAGCGCCGATATAACGAGCATAACCCCCGCAGTAACCTGCTCGATGCAGTCCACTTACCTGACCGGAAAGCGCAGCCATTGTTTCCGGTCTTTTTTATTCCCGCCTCGTCAATTTGCTGTTTGA
- a CDS encoding alpha-amylase family glycosyl hydrolase, protein MGTHVSIHYDNSAGFSDPYLWVWYTGSAVTDDLKATGTDGFGSVFEVDLKRSDFSFKFKDGPGTSGAWEGPGLDRRFRPLKGSPDALVMTEIWCRADKAFVYPTLPAAAQVDTAANFLRILTPADGVYLPDTGALSGLGATPLKGGGVLFGLYHPNAGRVFVFGSFNSWQRPGHDTTQPGKFRELKLYRGYFGIPNTWLLVVPEAKPGDEYKFCVQGGVASDDKGRFQQYFTDPYARELGPDYGLNNSKVVDPGAFAWTDQHWQTPDRSKLILYEMSVYGFTEGDKGIVNPGKFAGITERIDAGYFNDLGVTALALMPLSEYPGPQGSTVLGYSTSLFCAVERDFGSCDDLRHLVDSAHGKGLAVILDQVFNHTSNDFNPLYKMILEHPGEEFNPEEGGLYFSGKTRWGNRVATEKEDVQNLLIDACKLMLVEYHVDGFRFDATHTDWMDHGFVLRLARELSAFRPSVILIAENLPNQQDLNRSGYDGFSQWSDPFHDKMKALLREAVFDNSNFYNADKLADIFYFSKSLYAAHTNNAVNYVESHDESSVSYEVKTNPVLDQPATKERKARLGLFCTMVALGTPMLYMGGEFNVERDRNIVSFDWPDQGPGSNGFYRWASRLIRLRRRYPALQVSGYSPADTGQFAWILGPWMDQRHGGGNLVLGWRLWPTQFAHDAMVVLLNFENRTVNVDLELGARGTWLKLADADNANDIAPEGNNSVNDAAALKSSDGRFGGFDLPSSSCFIYKWERGEW, encoded by the coding sequence ATGGGTACGCACGTCAGCATCCACTACGACAATTCAGCAGGCTTCTCTGATCCTTACCTCTGGGTCTGGTACACAGGGTCGGCTGTCACGGATGACTTGAAAGCCACCGGAACCGACGGCTTTGGTTCCGTCTTCGAGGTAGACCTCAAGCGCTCAGACTTTTCTTTCAAATTCAAGGACGGTCCCGGCACCTCGGGCGCATGGGAAGGCCCAGGTCTGGACCGTCGGTTCAGGCCCCTCAAGGGTTCGCCGGACGCCCTGGTGATGACGGAGATCTGGTGCCGCGCAGACAAGGCCTTTGTCTATCCCACCTTGCCTGCGGCTGCGCAAGTCGATACGGCTGCGAACTTCCTGAGGATACTGACCCCCGCTGACGGGGTCTACCTGCCGGATACGGGTGCTCTTTCCGGACTGGGCGCCACTCCCCTTAAAGGGGGCGGGGTGCTCTTCGGGCTCTACCACCCGAACGCCGGCCGCGTCTTCGTCTTCGGCAGCTTCAATAGCTGGCAAAGACCCGGCCACGACACCACTCAACCCGGCAAGTTCCGCGAGCTGAAGCTATACCGCGGGTACTTCGGCATCCCCAATACCTGGCTTTTGGTGGTGCCTGAGGCTAAACCCGGTGACGAGTACAAGTTCTGCGTCCAAGGGGGCGTGGCAAGCGACGACAAGGGGCGCTTCCAGCAGTACTTCACCGACCCGTATGCCAGGGAACTTGGCCCCGACTACGGCCTGAACAACAGCAAGGTCGTCGACCCGGGGGCCTTCGCCTGGACCGATCAGCATTGGCAGACGCCGGATCGCTCCAAACTCATCCTTTACGAGATGAGCGTGTACGGCTTCACCGAGGGGGACAAGGGGATCGTCAATCCCGGAAAGTTCGCCGGGATCACCGAAAGGATCGACGCGGGCTACTTCAACGATCTCGGCGTGACCGCGCTGGCGCTGATGCCTTTGTCGGAATATCCCGGTCCGCAGGGCTCCACGGTCCTAGGCTACAGCACCTCCCTTTTCTGCGCAGTCGAGCGCGATTTCGGCTCCTGCGACGACCTGAGGCACCTGGTCGATAGCGCCCACGGGAAGGGGCTCGCCGTAATCCTCGACCAAGTCTTCAACCACACGAGCAACGATTTCAATCCGCTGTACAAGATGATCCTTGAGCACCCGGGCGAGGAGTTCAATCCGGAGGAGGGGGGGCTTTACTTCAGCGGCAAGACGCGTTGGGGTAACAGGGTCGCGACCGAGAAGGAGGACGTGCAGAATCTCCTGATCGACGCCTGCAAGCTGATGCTGGTCGAATACCACGTCGACGGGTTCCGGTTCGACGCGACCCATACCGACTGGATGGACCATGGCTTCGTGCTGCGCCTGGCGCGGGAGCTTTCCGCTTTCCGCCCGTCCGTGATACTCATCGCCGAGAACCTCCCGAACCAGCAGGACCTGAACCGCTCGGGGTACGACGGCTTCTCGCAGTGGTCCGACCCCTTCCACGACAAGATGAAGGCGCTGTTGCGAGAGGCGGTATTCGATAACAGCAACTTCTACAACGCCGACAAGCTCGCCGACATCTTCTATTTCAGCAAGTCCCTCTACGCGGCGCACACAAACAACGCGGTCAACTACGTCGAAAGCCACGACGAAAGCAGCGTGAGCTACGAGGTTAAAACCAACCCTGTGCTGGACCAACCGGCGACCAAGGAGCGCAAGGCGAGGCTGGGGCTGTTCTGCACCATGGTGGCGCTGGGGACTCCGATGCTTTACATGGGGGGGGAGTTCAATGTGGAGCGGGACAGGAACATCGTGAGCTTCGACTGGCCCGATCAAGGGCCCGGCAGCAACGGGTTCTACCGCTGGGCCAGCCGGCTGATCAGGTTGCGCAGGCGTTACCCGGCGCTCCAGGTCTCCGGGTACAGCCCGGCCGATACCGGCCAATTCGCCTGGATACTGGGACCCTGGATGGATCAGCGTCACGGCGGGGGGAATCTGGTCCTCGGCTGGCGCTTGTGGCCGACCCAGTTCGCCCACGACGCCATGGTGGTGCTGCTCAACTTCGAGAACAGGACGGTAAACGTGGACCTGGAGCTGGGGGCGCGGGGTACCTGGCTCAAGCTGGCCGATGCCGACAACGCGAACGACATAGCGCCCGAAGGAAATAATTCGGTGAACGACGCAGCCGCCCTCAAGAGTTCCGACGGGCGCTTCGGGGGCTTCGACCTCCCCAGTTCGAGCTGCTTCATTTACAAGTGGGAAAGGGGCGAGTGGTAA
- the prsR gene encoding PEP-CTERM-box response regulator transcription factor: MKKLLIVDDNDDIRQQLKWGLNQEFQVLLAADGREALQQFKTERPNVVVLDLGLPPYADSSVEGFRCLDEMLGLNPAAKIIMLTGNNERENALKAMRMGAFDFYAKPPVLNELKVIITRAFHLANIDEQNLRQVSAESEDGGQWGMVGSCPEMQAVFHTIRKVAASNAPILITGESGTGKELVAGAIHEASSRHSGPLVAINCGAIPENLLESELFGHEKGAFTGAHAAVRGKLQYAHKGTLFLDEIGELPVNLQVKLLRFLQEGTIQRVGGREEIAIDARTTCATNVDIAKAIEEGRFREDLYYRIGVINITLPPLRERGDDILLIAENFLRLYCKENKKKAVRFSSAATAFLKRHNWPGNVRELKNRVQRAVIMCDGTSIGPLDLGCDVEPAAMPIPSSDGLSLKMARERMEREMIQQAIERQQGNIMKAAEELGVSRPTLYDLMKKLSIHP; encoded by the coding sequence GTGAAGAAACTGTTGATTGTCGACGACAACGACGATATCAGGCAGCAGTTGAAGTGGGGCCTGAACCAGGAATTCCAGGTGCTTCTGGCGGCTGACGGCAGGGAGGCGCTGCAGCAGTTCAAGACTGAGAGGCCAAACGTGGTGGTGCTCGACCTGGGGCTTCCCCCCTACGCCGACAGCTCGGTGGAGGGGTTCCGCTGCCTGGACGAGATGCTGGGGCTGAACCCGGCGGCGAAGATCATCATGCTCACCGGGAACAACGAGCGGGAGAACGCGCTGAAGGCGATGCGCATGGGGGCATTCGACTTCTACGCGAAGCCCCCGGTTCTAAACGAGCTTAAGGTGATCATCACCCGGGCCTTCCACCTGGCCAACATCGACGAGCAGAACCTGAGGCAGGTTTCGGCCGAGAGCGAGGACGGCGGACAGTGGGGGATGGTCGGCTCCTGCCCCGAGATGCAGGCCGTCTTCCACACCATCCGCAAGGTGGCCGCCTCCAATGCCCCCATCCTGATCACCGGCGAAAGCGGCACCGGCAAGGAGCTTGTGGCCGGCGCCATCCACGAGGCGAGCTCGCGGCACAGCGGGCCGCTGGTGGCGATCAACTGCGGCGCCATCCCCGAGAACCTCCTGGAGAGCGAGCTCTTCGGCCACGAGAAGGGGGCCTTCACCGGCGCCCACGCGGCGGTCAGGGGAAAGCTCCAGTACGCCCACAAGGGAACCCTCTTTCTCGACGAGATCGGGGAGCTCCCGGTGAACCTCCAGGTGAAGCTGTTGCGCTTTCTGCAGGAGGGGACCATCCAGCGGGTGGGCGGCAGGGAGGAAATCGCCATCGACGCCCGCACCACCTGCGCCACCAACGTCGACATCGCCAAGGCGATCGAGGAGGGGCGCTTCCGGGAGGACCTCTACTACCGCATCGGGGTGATCAACATCACGCTCCCACCCTTGCGCGAGCGGGGCGACGACATCCTCCTCATCGCCGAGAACTTCCTCAGGCTCTACTGCAAGGAGAACAAGAAGAAGGCGGTGCGCTTCTCCTCCGCGGCCACCGCTTTTCTCAAGCGCCACAACTGGCCGGGCAACGTCCGGGAGCTGAAGAACCGGGTGCAGCGGGCGGTGATCATGTGCGACGGCACGAGCATAGGCCCCCTGGACCTTGGCTGCGACGTGGAGCCTGCGGCGATGCCGATCCCCTCCAGCGACGGGCTGTCGCTCAAGATGGCGCGGGAGCGGATGGAGCGCGAGATGATACAGCAGGCGATCGAGCGCCAGCAGGGGAACATCATGAAGGCTGCCGAGGAGCTGGGGGTTAGCCGCCCGACGCTCTACGACCTGATGAAGAAGCTTTCCATCCACCCCTAG
- a CDS encoding PEP-CTERM sorting domain-containing protein: MPESVVYQVSYLGIEDPGTNPVPEPSTFLLFGSALATFGFYVRRRRNI; this comes from the coding sequence TTGCCTGAGAGTGTCGTCTACCAGGTAAGCTATCTGGGGATTGAAGACCCAGGCACAAATCCCGTTCCCGAGCCGTCGACGTTCTTACTGTTCGGATCGGCACTGGCAACTTTCGGATTCTATGTCAGGAGGCGCCGCAATATATAA
- a CDS encoding sulfite exporter TauE/SafE family protein: MTFWLLYVALGAFAGVLAGLLGVGGGLVIVPVLTFIFTAQHMPEAHILHLALGTSLASIMFTSVSSLRAHHRRGAVEWTVVRRISAGILVGTFAGSWVASQLSTGFLKGFFVVFLYYVALQMLLNIKPKPHRQLPGLAAMSGVGGVIGGVSSLVGIGGGTMTVPFLVWCNVAIQRAIGTSSAVGFPIALAGAAGYLVNGLSAELPQYSLGFVYLPALAGISATSMMTAPLGAKLAHTLPIDLLKKIFALLLVVMGTKMLLSLF; the protein is encoded by the coding sequence ATGACTTTCTGGCTTTTGTATGTTGCCCTGGGGGCTTTTGCCGGGGTCCTTGCCGGTCTGCTCGGAGTGGGGGGCGGCCTGGTGATCGTACCGGTCCTCACCTTCATCTTCACTGCGCAGCACATGCCCGAGGCGCACATCCTTCACCTGGCCCTCGGGACCTCGCTCGCCAGCATCATGTTCACCTCCGTCTCCAGCCTGCGGGCCCACCATCGCCGCGGCGCCGTCGAGTGGACGGTGGTGCGGCGCATCAGCGCCGGCATCCTGGTCGGCACCTTCGCCGGTTCCTGGGTCGCCTCCCAGCTTTCCACCGGTTTCCTCAAGGGCTTCTTCGTCGTCTTCCTCTACTACGTCGCCCTCCAGATGCTGCTCAACATCAAGCCAAAACCGCACCGCCAGCTCCCGGGGCTTGCCGCCATGTCCGGCGTCGGCGGCGTCATCGGTGGCGTTTCCAGCCTGGTCGGGATCGGCGGTGGGACCATGACCGTTCCTTTCCTGGTCTGGTGCAACGTGGCCATCCAGCGGGCCATCGGCACCTCGTCCGCTGTAGGTTTTCCCATCGCCCTGGCAGGTGCCGCAGGATACCTGGTCAACGGCCTTTCGGCGGAGCTCCCTCAATACAGCCTCGGTTTCGTATATCTCCCCGCTTTGGCCGGGATCTCCGCGACCAGCATGATGACCGCCCCCTTGGGGGCGAAGCTGGCGCACACCCTTCCCATCGACCTGCTGAAGAAGATCTTCGCGCTGCTCCTGGTCGTCATGGGAACGAAGATGCTGCTGAGCCTGTTCTGA